Proteins encoded in a region of the Streptomyces sp. NBC_01471 genome:
- the efp gene encoding elongation factor P, with amino-acid sequence MASTNDLKNGLVLKLDGGQLWSVVEFQHVKPGKGPAFVRTKLKNVLSGKVVDKTFNAGVKVETATIDRRDMQFSYMDGEYFVFMDMDTYDQLMVDRKSVGDAANFLIEGFTASVAQYEGEVLYVELPAAVELTIQHTDPGVQGDRSTGGTKPATLETGYEIGVPLFITTGEKIKVDTRSGDYLGRVNS; translated from the coding sequence GTGGCTTCCACGAACGACCTCAAGAACGGCCTGGTGCTCAAGCTCGACGGGGGCCAGCTCTGGTCCGTCGTCGAGTTCCAGCACGTCAAGCCCGGCAAGGGCCCGGCTTTCGTGCGCACCAAGCTCAAGAACGTGCTTTCCGGCAAGGTCGTCGACAAGACGTTCAACGCCGGTGTGAAGGTCGAGACGGCCACCATTGACCGGCGCGACATGCAGTTCTCGTACATGGACGGCGAGTACTTCGTGTTCATGGACATGGACACGTACGACCAGCTGATGGTCGACCGCAAGTCGGTCGGTGACGCGGCCAACTTCCTCATCGAGGGCTTCACCGCCTCCGTCGCCCAGTACGAGGGCGAGGTGCTCTACGTCGAGCTCCCGGCAGCGGTCGAGCTGACGATCCAGCACACCGACCCGGGTGTCCAGGGCGACCGTTCCACCGGTGGCACCAAGCCCGCCACCCTGGAGACCGGTTACGAGATCGGTGTCCCGCTGTTCATCACGACCGGCGAGAAGATCAAGGTCGACACGCGATCCGGTGATTATCTCGGCCGGGTGAACAGCTAA
- the nusB gene encoding transcription antitermination factor NusB, translating into MAARNTARKRAFQILFEADQRAASVQTVLADWIRHARTDDRQPPVSEYTMELVEGYAEHADRIDELIATYAVGWTLDRMPVVDRNIIRLSAHELVWVDGTPDAVVMDEAVQLAKEFSTDESPAFINGLLGRFKDLKPSLRRD; encoded by the coding sequence GTGGCTGCCCGGAACACGGCGCGCAAGCGCGCCTTCCAGATCCTCTTCGAGGCCGACCAGCGCGCGGCGTCCGTGCAGACGGTCCTCGCGGACTGGATCCGTCACGCCCGGACCGACGACCGGCAGCCCCCGGTCAGTGAGTACACGATGGAGCTCGTCGAGGGGTACGCGGAGCACGCGGACCGTATCGACGAACTCATCGCCACCTACGCGGTGGGCTGGACCCTCGACCGGATGCCGGTCGTCGACCGCAACATCATCAGGCTCAGCGCCCATGAGCTGGTGTGGGTCGACGGCACTCCGGACGCGGTCGTGATGGACGAGGCGGTGCAGCTCGCCAAGGAGTTCTCCACCGACGAGTCACCGGCCTTCATCAACGGTCTGCTCGGCCGCTTCAAGGACCTCAAGCCGAGCCTGCGCCGCGACTAG
- a CDS encoding aminotransferase class V-fold PLP-dependent enzyme, whose translation MADPGERTSEGRPTGEPGPAGPGPDASSADRRILERLGALRAADLPVRGGRTLAYVYDSGLPGVEELANAAAAAFAGVNGLDMTAFPSVVSLENDIVGRAARLLGGGPHTAGTFTSGGTESCLLAVLTAREHALRTRGVTEPELVLPETAHAAFHKGAALFGLRTVVVPVDPLTFRVRATDVAAALSDRTALVVVSAPSYAHGVIDPVAETAAAAAGRGVLCHVDACIGGWYLGHLRLGASAPALPPFDLAVPGVTSLSVDLHKYGYTPKGASVLLFRDAGLRRHGWFAHASWPGYPVLNTTLQGTKPAGPLAAAWAVLERIGTDGYTELSLRVHRAVTGLVAGIGDIDGLRVLGSPDSSLLSVAADRPGIDPFVVADEMRRLGWYVQPQPAFAGSPANLHLTVTAAMAGEETVRKLLDALADAVAAAAVTGPAGADPAVIAAAGALDPETLGPGEAALALAFAGVGERGELPERMAPVLAVLQALPPKLAERLLPELVGRLYRAAGS comes from the coding sequence ATGGCCGACCCCGGTGAACGGACCAGCGAAGGCAGACCGACCGGCGAGCCAGGGCCCGCGGGGCCAGGCCCGGACGCGTCGTCCGCCGACCGGCGCATCCTCGAACGGCTCGGCGCCCTGCGCGCGGCCGATCTCCCCGTCAGGGGCGGACGCACCCTGGCGTACGTCTACGACTCAGGACTGCCCGGCGTCGAGGAGCTGGCCAACGCGGCGGCCGCCGCGTTCGCGGGCGTCAACGGCCTCGACATGACGGCCTTCCCCAGTGTGGTGTCGCTGGAGAACGACATCGTGGGGCGCGCCGCCCGGCTGCTCGGCGGCGGCCCGCACACCGCGGGGACCTTCACCAGCGGCGGAACGGAGAGCTGCCTGCTCGCCGTCCTGACCGCACGCGAACACGCGCTGCGCACCCGTGGCGTCACCGAACCCGAACTGGTGCTGCCTGAGACCGCGCACGCGGCCTTCCACAAGGGCGCCGCGCTCTTCGGACTCAGGACCGTGGTGGTCCCGGTGGACCCCCTGACCTTCCGGGTGCGCGCCACCGACGTGGCGGCAGCCCTCTCCGACCGCACCGCCCTGGTGGTGGTCTCCGCGCCCTCGTACGCCCACGGGGTGATCGACCCGGTCGCGGAAACCGCCGCGGCGGCGGCCGGGCGCGGCGTGCTCTGTCACGTCGACGCCTGCATCGGCGGCTGGTACCTGGGGCATCTGCGGCTCGGCGCCTCCGCGCCGGCCCTGCCGCCGTTCGACCTCGCCGTCCCCGGAGTCACCTCGCTCTCGGTCGACCTCCACAAGTACGGGTACACGCCCAAGGGAGCGTCCGTCCTGCTGTTCCGGGACGCCGGACTCCGCAGGCACGGCTGGTTCGCGCACGCCTCGTGGCCCGGCTACCCGGTCCTCAACACCACCCTCCAGGGCACCAAACCGGCCGGGCCGCTGGCTGCGGCCTGGGCGGTGCTGGAACGGATCGGCACCGACGGGTACACGGAGCTGTCGCTGCGCGTCCACCGGGCGGTGACCGGGCTCGTGGCGGGGATCGGGGACATCGACGGCCTCCGGGTGCTCGGCAGCCCGGACTCCTCGCTGCTCTCGGTCGCCGCCGACCGGCCGGGCATCGACCCGTTCGTGGTGGCGGACGAGATGCGCCGTCTCGGCTGGTACGTGCAGCCGCAGCCGGCTTTCGCGGGCTCACCCGCCAATCTGCACCTCACCGTGACGGCCGCGATGGCGGGGGAGGAGACCGTACGGAAGCTGCTCGACGCACTGGCCGACGCGGTCGCCGCGGCCGCGGTCACCGGGCCCGCCGGGGCCGACCCCGCCGTCATCGCGGCGGCCGGGGCACTCGACCCGGAGACCCTGGGCCCCGGGGAAGCGGCGCTGGCGCTCGCCTTCGCCGGAGTGGGTGAGCGGGGGGAGCTGCCCGAACGGATGGCGCCCGTCCTCGCGGTGCTCCAGGCGCTGCCGCCGAAGCTCGCCGAACGGCTGCTGCCCGAACTGGTCGGCCGCCTCTACCGGGCGGCTGGGTCCTGA
- the bldD gene encoding transcriptional regulator BldD, whose translation MSSEYAKQLGAKLRAIRTQQGLSLHGVEEKSQGRWKAVVVGSYERGDRAVTVQRLAELADFYGVPVQELLPGTTPGGAAEPPPKLVLDLERLAHVPPEKAGPLQRYAATIQSQRGDYNGKVLSIRQDDLRTLAVIYDQSPSVLTEQLISWGVLDADARRAVAHDEG comes from the coding sequence ATGTCCAGCGAATACGCAAAACAGCTCGGAGCCAAGCTCCGTGCCATCCGCACCCAGCAGGGCCTTTCCCTCCACGGTGTCGAGGAGAAGTCCCAGGGCCGGTGGAAGGCCGTGGTGGTCGGTTCGTACGAGCGTGGCGACCGCGCCGTGACCGTCCAGCGCCTCGCCGAGCTGGCGGACTTCTACGGTGTGCCGGTGCAGGAGCTGCTGCCGGGCACGACGCCGGGCGGAGCGGCCGAGCCGCCGCCGAAGCTCGTCCTGGACCTGGAGCGCCTCGCCCACGTCCCGCCGGAGAAGGCCGGGCCGCTCCAGCGTTACGCGGCCACGATCCAGAGCCAGCGCGGCGACTACAACGGCAAGGTGCTGTCGATCCGCCAGGACGACCTGCGCACACTCGCCGTCATCTACGACCAGTCCCCCTCGGTGCTCACCGAGCAGCTCATCAGCTGGGGTGTGCTGGACGCGGACGCACGTCGCGCGGTGGCACACGACGAGGGCTGA
- the pyrR gene encoding bifunctional pyr operon transcriptional regulator/uracil phosphoribosyltransferase PyrR, translated as MDTSSARSSSADSGRTDSGHADPISANSDARPVLEAPDIARVLTRIAHEIVERAKGAEDVVLLGIPTRGVFLARRLAAKLEEITGRTIPVGSLDITMYRDDLRMRPARALARTDIPADGVDGRLVVLVDDVLFSGRTIRAALDALGDIGRPRAVQLAVLVDRGHRELPIRADYVGKNLPTSLRETVKVQLAEEDGRDTVLLGTERTAPAGGR; from the coding sequence ATGGACACCAGCAGTGCACGTTCCAGCAGTGCCGATTCGGGCCGTACCGATTCAGGCCATGCCGACCCGATCAGTGCGAATTCCGATGCGCGCCCCGTTCTTGAGGCCCCGGACATCGCACGGGTACTGACCCGTATCGCTCACGAGATCGTCGAACGCGCCAAGGGCGCCGAAGACGTCGTGCTCCTCGGCATCCCGACCCGCGGTGTGTTCCTGGCCCGCAGGCTCGCAGCGAAGCTCGAGGAGATCACCGGCCGCACGATCCCGGTCGGTTCCCTGGACATCACCATGTACCGCGACGACCTGCGCATGCGGCCCGCCCGCGCGCTGGCCCGCACCGACATCCCCGCGGACGGCGTCGACGGACGTCTGGTGGTCCTCGTCGACGACGTGCTCTTCTCCGGCCGTACGATCCGCGCCGCGCTGGACGCGCTGGGCGACATCGGCCGCCCGCGCGCCGTGCAGCTCGCCGTCCTCGTCGACCGTGGCCACCGCGAACTCCCGATCCGTGCCGATTACGTCGGCAAGAACCTCCCCACGTCGCTGCGGGAGACGGTCAAGGTCCAGCTCGCCGAGGAGGACGGCCGCGACACGGTCCTGCTCGGCACCGAGCGGACCGCCCCGGCCGGCGGCCGCTAG
- a CDS encoding aspartate carbamoyltransferase catalytic subunit, with protein sequence MKRHLISAADLTRDDAVLILDTAEEMARVADRPVKKLPTLRGRTVVNLFFEDSTRTRISFEAAAKRLSADVINFSAKGSSVSKGESLKDTALTLEAMGADAVVIRHGSSGAPYRLATSGWIDGAVVNAGDGTHEHPTQALLDAFTMRRRLVGADAGIGHDLEGRRITIVGDVLHSRVARSNVHLLHTLGARVTLVAPPTLVPIGVEHWPCEVSYDLDRVLPDSDAVMMLRVQRERMNAAFFPTEREYSRRYGLDGDRMARMPGDSIVMHPGPMNRGMEITADVADSDRCTAVEQVANGVSIRMAVLYLLLGGSEPATTSRTEESK encoded by the coding sequence ATGAAGCGCCACCTCATCTCGGCCGCCGATCTCACCCGCGACGACGCCGTCCTGATCCTCGACACCGCCGAGGAGATGGCCCGGGTCGCCGACCGGCCGGTCAAGAAGCTTCCGACCCTGCGCGGCCGTACCGTCGTCAACCTCTTCTTCGAGGACTCGACCCGGACCCGCATCTCGTTCGAGGCCGCCGCCAAGCGCCTCTCCGCCGACGTCATCAACTTCTCCGCCAAGGGTTCGTCGGTCTCCAAGGGCGAGTCCCTCAAGGACACCGCGCTGACCCTGGAGGCGATGGGCGCCGACGCCGTCGTCATCCGGCACGGCTCCTCCGGGGCCCCGTACCGGCTCGCCACATCGGGCTGGATCGACGGCGCGGTCGTCAACGCGGGCGACGGCACCCACGAGCACCCGACTCAGGCGCTCCTCGACGCGTTCACCATGCGCCGCAGGCTGGTCGGCGCCGACGCCGGTATCGGGCACGACCTCGAAGGCCGCCGCATCACCATCGTCGGTGACGTGCTGCACAGCAGGGTCGCCCGGTCCAACGTCCATCTGCTGCACACCCTCGGCGCCCGGGTGACGCTGGTCGCGCCGCCCACCCTGGTGCCGATCGGCGTCGAGCACTGGCCCTGTGAGGTCTCGTACGACCTCGACCGGGTGCTGCCCGACTCCGACGCCGTCATGATGCTGCGCGTCCAGCGCGAGCGGATGAACGCGGCCTTCTTCCCCACCGAACGCGAGTACTCGCGCCGCTACGGCCTGGACGGCGACCGCATGGCCCGGATGCCCGGCGACTCCATCGTGATGCACCCCGGACCGATGAACCGGGGGATGGAGATCACCGCCGACGTCGCCGACTCCGACCGCTGCACCGCAGTGGAGCAGGTCGCCAACGGCGTCTCGATCCGGATGGCCGTCCTCTATCTGCTGCTGGGCGGCTCCGAGCCCGCCACGACTTCCCGTACCGAGGAGAGCAAGTAA
- a CDS encoding dihydroorotase, with the protein MSKTLIRGAKVLGGEPQDVLIDGETIEAVGPGLSADGAEVIEADGRVLLPGLVDLHTHLREPGREDSETVLTGTKAAAVGGFTAVHAMANTFPVADTAGVVEQVWRLGKESGYCDVQPIGAVTVGLAGKQLAELGAMHDSAAGVRVFSDDGKCVDDAVIMRRALEYVKAFDGVVAQHAQEPRLTEGAQMNEGVVSSELGLGGWPAVAEESIIARDVLLAAHVGSRVHICHLSTAGSVELVRWAKSKGWNVTAEVTPHHLLLTDELVRTYNPVYKVNPPLRTEADVLALREALADGTIDCVATDHAPHPHEDKDCEWAAAAMGMVGLETALSVVQQTMVDTGLVDWETVADRMSFRPAAIGRLAGHGRPIAAGEPANLTLVDAAYRGEVDPAGFASRSRNTPYEGRELPGRVTHTFLRGRATVVDGKLA; encoded by the coding sequence ATGAGCAAGACCCTGATCCGTGGTGCGAAGGTGCTCGGCGGCGAGCCGCAGGACGTCCTGATCGACGGCGAGACCATCGAAGCGGTGGGCCCAGGCCTGTCCGCCGACGGCGCCGAGGTCATCGAGGCCGACGGCCGCGTCCTGCTGCCCGGCCTGGTCGACCTGCACACCCACCTCCGCGAGCCGGGCCGTGAGGACTCCGAGACCGTGCTCACCGGCACCAAGGCCGCCGCCGTCGGCGGATTCACCGCCGTCCACGCCATGGCCAACACCTTCCCGGTCGCGGACACCGCCGGCGTCGTGGAGCAGGTCTGGCGGCTGGGCAAGGAGTCCGGCTACTGCGACGTGCAGCCCATCGGCGCCGTCACCGTCGGCCTGGCGGGCAAGCAGCTCGCCGAACTCGGTGCGATGCACGACTCGGCCGCAGGCGTCCGGGTCTTCTCCGACGACGGCAAGTGCGTGGACGACGCCGTGATCATGCGCCGCGCCCTGGAGTACGTGAAGGCCTTCGACGGCGTCGTGGCCCAGCACGCCCAGGAGCCCCGGCTCACCGAGGGCGCCCAGATGAACGAGGGCGTCGTCTCCTCCGAACTGGGTCTCGGCGGCTGGCCCGCCGTCGCCGAGGAGTCGATCATCGCCCGCGATGTGCTGCTCGCCGCCCACGTCGGCTCCCGGGTGCACATCTGTCACCTGTCGACAGCCGGTTCCGTGGAACTCGTCCGCTGGGCCAAGTCCAAGGGCTGGAACGTCACCGCCGAGGTGACCCCGCACCACCTCCTGCTCACCGACGAGCTGGTCCGCACGTACAACCCCGTCTACAAGGTCAACCCACCGCTGCGCACCGAGGCCGATGTGCTGGCCCTGCGCGAGGCGCTCGCCGACGGCACGATCGACTGCGTCGCCACCGACCACGCCCCGCACCCGCACGAGGACAAGGACTGCGAGTGGGCCGCGGCCGCCATGGGCATGGTGGGGCTGGAGACCGCGCTCTCCGTCGTCCAGCAGACGATGGTCGACACCGGGCTCGTCGACTGGGAGACCGTCGCCGACCGGATGTCCTTCCGGCCCGCGGCCATCGGACGCCTGGCCGGCCACGGCCGCCCGATCGCGGCCGGTGAGCCCGCGAACCTCACACTGGTCGACGCGGCTTACCGTGGTGAGGTGGACCCCGCGGGCTTCGCCTCCCGCAGCCGCAACACCCCGTACGAGGGCCGTGAGCTGCCGGGACGCGTCACCCACACCTTCCTGCGGGGCAGGGCAACGGTCGTGGACGGGAAGCTGGCGTGA
- the carA gene encoding glutamine-hydrolyzing carbamoyl-phosphate synthase small subunit, with product MTISSPGNAPERKAASPAVLVLEDGRCFRGRSYGATGETFGEAVFNTGMTGYQETLTDPSYHRQVVVMTAPHVGNTGVNDEDDESAKIWVAGYVVRDPARIPSNWRSRRSLDDELVAQGIVGISGVDTRALTRHLRERGAMRVGIFSGNAVADEGMLLAKVRQAPEMNGADLSAEVATTETYVVPAVGEKKFTVAAIDLGIKGMTPHRMAERGIEVHVLPATATVDDVYAVAPDGVFLSNGPGDPATADLTVIKAVLERKTPLFGICFGNQLLGRSLGFGTYKLKYGHRGINQPVQDRTTGKVEVTAHNHGFAVDAPLDQVSDTPYGRAEVSHVCLNDNVVEGLQLLDQPAFSVQYHPEAAAGPHDAAYLFDRFTSLMNTALMEAQRA from the coding sequence ATGACGATCTCCAGCCCGGGGAACGCCCCGGAGAGGAAAGCGGCATCTCCCGCCGTACTCGTCCTGGAGGACGGCCGGTGCTTCCGCGGCCGCTCCTACGGGGCCACCGGGGAGACCTTCGGTGAAGCGGTGTTCAACACCGGGATGACCGGCTACCAGGAAACCCTCACCGACCCCTCCTACCACCGCCAGGTCGTCGTGATGACGGCCCCGCACGTGGGCAACACCGGCGTCAACGACGAGGACGACGAGTCCGCGAAGATCTGGGTCGCCGGATATGTCGTACGCGACCCCGCCCGTATCCCGTCGAACTGGCGCTCACGCCGCTCCCTGGACGACGAGCTGGTGGCGCAGGGCATCGTCGGCATCAGCGGTGTCGACACCCGCGCCCTCACCCGCCATCTGCGCGAGCGCGGCGCGATGCGCGTCGGCATCTTCTCCGGCAACGCGGTCGCCGACGAGGGCATGCTCCTCGCCAAGGTCCGGCAGGCACCCGAGATGAACGGCGCCGACCTCTCCGCCGAGGTCGCCACCACCGAGACCTACGTGGTCCCGGCGGTCGGCGAGAAGAAGTTCACCGTCGCCGCCATCGACCTCGGCATCAAGGGCATGACCCCGCACCGGATGGCCGAGCGCGGCATCGAGGTGCACGTCCTGCCCGCGACCGCCACCGTCGACGACGTGTACGCGGTCGCCCCCGACGGAGTGTTCCTCTCGAACGGCCCCGGCGACCCCGCCACCGCCGACCTGACGGTCATCAAGGCCGTTCTGGAGCGGAAGACCCCGCTCTTCGGCATCTGCTTCGGCAACCAGCTGCTCGGCCGCTCGCTGGGGTTCGGCACCTACAAGCTCAAGTACGGCCACCGGGGGATCAACCAGCCCGTGCAGGACCGTACGACCGGCAAGGTCGAGGTCACGGCGCACAACCACGGCTTCGCCGTCGACGCCCCCCTCGACCAGGTCTCCGACACGCCGTACGGCCGCGCCGAGGTCTCCCACGTCTGCCTCAACGACAACGTGGTCGAGGGTCTCCAGCTGCTCGACCAGCCGGCCTTCAGCGTCCAGTACCACCCCGAAGCAGCAGCGGGCCCGCACGACGCCGCGTACCTCTTCGACCGCTTCACGTCTTTGATGAACACAGCCCTGATGGAGGCCCAGCGTGCCTAA
- the carB gene encoding carbamoyl-phosphate synthase large subunit has protein sequence MPKRSDIQSVLVIGSGPIVIGQAAEFDYSGTQACRVLKAEGLRVILVNSNPATIMTDPEIADATYVEPITPEFVEKIIAKERPDTLLPTLGGQTALNTAISMHENGVLEKYGVELIGANVEAINKGEDRELFKGVVEAVKAKIGYGESARSVICHSMEDIIAGVDTLGGYPVVVRPSFTMGGAGSGFAHNEEELRRIAGQGLMLSPTTEVLLEESILGWKEYELELMRDKNDNVVVVCSIENFDPMGVHTGDSITVAPAMTLTDREYQRLRDIGIAIIREVGVDTGGCNIQFAVNPDDGRIIVIEMNPRVSRSSALASKATGFPIAKIAARLAVGYTLDEIPNDITEKTPASFEPTLDYVVVKVPRFAFEKFPAADATLTTTMKSVGEAMAIGRNFSEALNKALRSLEKKGSQFTFVGEPGDKAELLETAKIPTDGRINTVMQAMRAGATPEEVFDATKIDPWFVDQLFLILEHADELAAAEKLDPQLLADAKRHGFSDAQIAGIRGLREDVVREVRHALGVRPVYKTVDTCAAEFAAKTPYFYSSYDEESEVAPREKPAVIILGSGPNRIGQGIEFDYSCVHASFALSDAGYETVMVNCNPETVSTDYDTSDRLYFEPLTLEDVLEIVHAETLAGPVAGVVVQLGGQTPLGLAQALKDNGVPVVGTPPEAIHAAEDRGAFGRVLAEAGLPAPKHGTATTFDEAKAIADEIGYPVLVRPSYVLGGRGMEIVYDETRLAAYIAESTEISPTRPVLVDRFLDDAIEIDVDALYDGTELYLGGVMEHIEEAGIHSGDSACALPPITLGGFDIKRLRISTEAIAKGVGVRGLINIQFALAGDILYVLEANPRASRTVPFTSKATAVPLAKAAARISLGATVAELRAEGMLPATGDGGTLPQDAPISVKEAVMPWSRFRDMHGRGVDTVLGPEMRSTGEVMGIDSVFGTAYAKSQAGAYGPLPTKGRAFISVANRDKRSMIFPARELVAHGFELLATSGTAEVLRRNGINATVVRKLSEGEGPGGERTIVQLIHDGEVDLIVNTPYGTGGRLDGYEIRTAAVARSVPCLTTVQALAAAVQGIDALNGGDVGVRSLQEHARHLTAAREV, from the coding sequence GTGCCTAAGCGCTCCGATATCCAGTCCGTCCTGGTCATCGGGTCCGGGCCGATCGTGATCGGCCAGGCCGCCGAGTTCGACTACTCGGGGACCCAGGCCTGCCGGGTGCTCAAGGCCGAGGGCCTGCGGGTCATCCTGGTCAACTCCAACCCGGCCACGATCATGACCGACCCGGAGATCGCCGACGCCACCTACGTCGAGCCGATCACCCCGGAGTTCGTCGAGAAGATCATCGCGAAGGAGCGCCCGGACACCCTGCTGCCGACCCTCGGCGGGCAGACCGCGCTCAACACCGCCATCTCCATGCATGAGAACGGTGTCCTGGAGAAGTACGGCGTCGAGCTGATCGGCGCCAACGTCGAGGCGATCAACAAGGGTGAGGACCGCGAGCTCTTCAAGGGCGTCGTCGAGGCCGTCAAGGCCAAGATCGGTTACGGCGAATCCGCCCGCTCGGTCATCTGCCACTCGATGGAAGACATCATCGCCGGAGTGGACACTCTCGGCGGCTACCCCGTCGTCGTGCGCCCCTCCTTCACCATGGGCGGCGCCGGTTCCGGCTTCGCGCACAACGAGGAGGAGCTGCGCCGGATCGCCGGCCAGGGCCTGATGCTCTCGCCGACCACCGAGGTGCTCCTGGAGGAGTCCATCCTAGGCTGGAAGGAGTACGAGCTGGAGCTGATGCGCGACAAGAACGACAACGTCGTGGTCGTCTGCTCCATCGAGAACTTCGACCCGATGGGCGTGCACACCGGTGACTCGATCACCGTCGCCCCGGCGATGACGCTGACCGACCGCGAGTACCAGCGGCTGCGCGACATCGGTATCGCGATCATCCGCGAGGTGGGCGTCGACACCGGCGGCTGCAACATCCAGTTCGCCGTCAACCCCGACGACGGCCGGATCATCGTCATCGAGATGAACCCGCGGGTCTCGCGCTCGTCCGCGCTGGCGTCCAAGGCGACCGGATTCCCGATCGCGAAGATCGCCGCCCGGCTCGCCGTCGGGTACACGCTGGACGAGATCCCCAACGACATCACGGAGAAGACCCCGGCGTCCTTCGAGCCGACGCTCGACTACGTCGTCGTGAAGGTGCCTCGATTCGCCTTCGAGAAGTTCCCGGCCGCCGACGCCACCCTCACCACCACCATGAAGTCGGTGGGCGAGGCCATGGCGATCGGCCGGAACTTCTCCGAGGCCCTCAACAAGGCGCTGCGCTCGCTGGAGAAGAAGGGCTCGCAGTTCACCTTCGTGGGCGAGCCCGGTGACAAGGCCGAGCTGCTGGAGACCGCCAAGATCCCCACCGACGGCCGGATCAACACCGTCATGCAGGCCATGCGGGCCGGCGCGACCCCGGAGGAGGTCTTCGACGCGACGAAGATCGACCCGTGGTTCGTCGACCAGCTGTTCCTGATCCTGGAGCACGCCGACGAGCTCGCCGCCGCCGAGAAGCTGGACCCCCAGCTCCTCGCCGACGCCAAGCGGCACGGCTTCTCCGACGCCCAGATCGCCGGGATCCGGGGCCTGCGCGAGGACGTCGTCCGCGAGGTGCGGCACGCGCTGGGTGTGCGCCCGGTCTACAAGACGGTCGACACCTGCGCCGCCGAGTTCGCCGCGAAGACCCCGTACTTCTACTCCTCGTACGACGAGGAGAGCGAGGTCGCACCCCGCGAGAAGCCCGCCGTGATCATCCTCGGTTCGGGTCCCAACCGCATCGGCCAGGGCATCGAGTTCGACTACTCCTGCGTCCACGCCTCCTTCGCGCTGAGCGACGCGGGCTACGAGACCGTGATGGTCAACTGCAACCCCGAGACCGTCTCCACCGACTACGACACCTCCGACCGGCTCTACTTCGAGCCGCTCACCCTGGAGGACGTCCTGGAGATCGTGCACGCCGAGACGCTGGCCGGGCCCGTCGCCGGTGTCGTCGTCCAGCTCGGCGGCCAGACCCCGCTGGGTCTGGCGCAGGCGCTCAAGGACAACGGTGTGCCGGTCGTCGGCACACCCCCGGAGGCGATCCACGCCGCCGAGGACCGCGGCGCCTTCGGCCGGGTCCTCGCCGAGGCCGGGCTGCCCGCCCCCAAGCACGGCACCGCCACCACCTTCGACGAGGCCAAGGCCATCGCCGACGAGATCGGCTACCCGGTCCTGGTCCGCCCCTCGTACGTGCTGGGCGGCCGCGGCATGGAGATCGTCTACGACGAGACCCGGCTCGCCGCGTACATCGCGGAGTCCACCGAGATCAGCCCCACCCGCCCGGTGCTGGTCGACCGCTTCCTCGACGACGCGATCGAGATCGACGTGGACGCGCTCTACGACGGCACCGAGCTCTACCTCGGCGGCGTCATGGAGCACATCGAGGAGGCCGGGATCCACTCCGGCGACTCCGCCTGCGCGCTGCCCCCGATCACCCTCGGCGGCTTCGACATCAAGCGGCTGCGGATCTCCACCGAGGCGATCGCCAAGGGGGTCGGTGTCCGCGGACTGATCAACATCCAGTTCGCGCTGGCCGGCGACATCCTCTACGTCCTGGAGGCCAACCCGCGCGCCTCCCGCACGGTCCCCTTCACCTCGAAGGCCACCGCGGTCCCGCTGGCCAAGGCAGCCGCCCGCATCTCGCTCGGCGCGACCGTCGCCGAACTGCGCGCCGAGGGCATGCTCCCGGCGACCGGCGACGGCGGCACCCTGCCGCAGGACGCGCCGATCTCCGTCAAGGAGGCCGTGATGCCGTGGTCGCGCTTCCGCGACATGCACGGACGCGGCGTCGACACCGTCCTCGGCCCGGAGATGCGCTCCACCGGCGAGGTCATGGGCATCGACTCGGTCTTCGGCACCGCGTACGCCAAGTCGCAGGCCGGCGCCTACGGGCCGCTGCCCACCAAGGGCCGCGCCTTCATCTCGGTCGCCAACCGGGACAAGCGCTCGATGATCTTCCCGGCCCGCGAGCTGGTCGCGCACGGCTTCGAGCTGCTCGCCACCTCCGGCACCGCCGAGGTGCTGCGCCGCAACGGCATCAACGCCACCGTGGTCCGCAAGCTCAGCGAGGGCGAGGGCCCCGGCGGTGAGCGGACCATCGTCCAGCTCATCCACGACGGCGAGGTCGACCTCATCGTCAACACCCCGTACGGCACCGGCGGCCGGCTCGACGGGTACGAGATCCGCACCGCGGCCGTGGCCCGCTCGGTGCCCTGCCTCACCACGGTCCAGGCCCTCGCCGCGGCCGTCCAGGGCATCGACGCGCTCAACGGCGGCGACGTCGGCGTCCGCTCCCTCCAGGAACACGCACGCCATCTGACCGCCGCACGCGAGGTCTAG